Proteins encoded together in one bacterium window:
- a CDS encoding ImmA/IrrE family metallo-endopeptidase — protein MAIIKTGMKRPNKSNLFDNIDLSISNHKISSAMELMQKLSINSFPVDLKIILQNYNIELENTSFDNDDISGMLIKNNEKYKVVVNQNHSQTRKNFTIAHELGHYFLHKDLKDKFEDRIFFRGAVSDNLEFQANIFAGELLMPEAEFKKQIQSGINTIEELAAYFDVSTLALRVRAKQLNLSGHGL, from the coding sequence ATGGCAATTATCAAAACTGGAATGAAAAGACCAAATAAAAGTAATCTTTTTGATAATATTGATTTATCGATATCTAATCATAAAATATCTTCTGCCATGGAATTGATGCAAAAATTATCAATAAACAGTTTTCCTGTTGATTTAAAAATTATTTTACAAAACTATAATATTGAGTTAGAAAATACAAGTTTTGATAATGATGATATTTCTGGAATGTTAATTAAAAATAATGAAAAATATAAAGTAGTTGTTAATCAAAATCATTCTCAAACTAGAAAAAACTTTACTATTGCTCATGAATTAGGTCATTATTTTCTACATAAAGATTTGAAAGATAAATTTGAAGATCGAATATTTTTTCGAGGAGCAGTTTCTGATAACCTTGAGTTTCAAGCAAACATTTTTGCAGGTGAACTTTTAATGCCGGAAGCTGAATTTAAAAAACAAATTCAGTCAGGGATTAATACTATAGAAGAGCTAGCTGCTTATTTTGATGTTTCTACATTAGCACTTAGAGTACGAGCAAAACAGTTAAATCTATCGGGGCATGGTTTATGA
- a CDS encoding beta family protein produces the protein MIKNIKYVPIIKTGDAEFRAVANLDKDLKSKFIPLFELTRGRKSKNDKTGEIRKRLDSLKKSYANFPFILDLTGEPELKNDEIINLYSNNNNYENWVKFCIEQKKELGSFYPVVQIQEEENYDDYIKKLTEQIRLLLSENFGYVVFRSQDEEFSENLIEDIETIIKSKQIEKIEEKIIFVLDYQYIVNSVSGIENAVSFINALEKLNIKNIVIASTSFPATVSEHMRDNYIALPIKERDFFNEIQKQASKKNINLIYGDYASINPKRNDTVTFAKGWIPRIDVPSKDMNIHSRRKRRDKTKEVVNNKIEEVFVSYKETYNELAQEVVSQNYFKNILKFNCWGINEIIKTSYGNVSGSSPRFWISVRMDIYINLIVNTIY, from the coding sequence ATGATTAAAAATATTAAGTATGTACCAATAATTAAAACAGGAGATGCTGAGTTTAGAGCCGTAGCTAACTTAGACAAAGACTTGAAATCTAAGTTTATTCCTTTATTTGAACTTACTAGAGGACGAAAATCAAAAAATGATAAAACAGGTGAAATTAGAAAAAGACTTGATTCTTTAAAAAAATCTTATGCTAATTTTCCTTTTATTTTAGATTTAACAGGAGAGCCCGAATTAAAAAATGACGAAATAATTAATTTGTATTCAAACAATAATAATTATGAAAATTGGGTAAAATTTTGTATTGAACAAAAAAAAGAGTTGGGCTCTTTTTATCCTGTTGTACAGATTCAAGAAGAAGAAAATTATGATGATTATATTAAAAAACTAACTGAACAAATACGTCTTTTATTAAGCGAAAACTTTGGTTATGTAGTTTTTCGATCTCAGGATGAAGAATTTTCAGAAAATTTAATTGAAGATATTGAAACTATTATTAAGTCAAAACAAATAGAAAAGATCGAAGAAAAAATAATTTTTGTATTGGATTATCAGTATATAGTTAATTCTGTAAGTGGAATTGAAAATGCTGTATCATTTATAAATGCTTTAGAGAAACTTAATATTAAAAATATTGTAATCGCTTCGACTTCCTTTCCTGCAACAGTTTCTGAACATATGAGAGATAACTATATTGCTCTACCGATTAAAGAGAGAGACTTTTTTAATGAAATACAAAAACAAGCTTCTAAAAAAAATATAAATTTGATATATGGAGATTATGCATCAATAAACCCAAAAAGAAATGATACTGTAACCTTTGCAAAAGGCTGGATCCCTAGAATTGATGTTCCTTCAAAAGATATGAATATCCACAGCAGAAGAAAGAGAAGAGATAAAACAAAAGAAGTTGTTAATAACAAAATAGAAGAGGTTTTTGTTTCTTATAAAGAAACATACAATGAACTTGCTCAAGAAGTTGTATCCCAGAATTACTTTAAGAATATATTAAAGTTTAACTGCTGGGGAATTAATGAAATTATTAAAACCTCTTATGGTAATGTATCTGGCTCATCCCCACGTTTTTGGATTTCTGTAAGAATGGATATCTATATAAATCTTATAGTTAATACAATTTATTAG
- a CDS encoding sce7726 family protein translates to MLKANDIKIKLIQWLLENESDFTLGNEVLFSSKLRRADLVMIKNNKTYAFEIKSDRDNTRNLESQLEDYLSTFDYTILVVTKKTEKHIKQYLSTNVGLYIIDDNGFQVIRKPIKTTKYNKMNLLEFLDKNSLIKLIAQKGLSKFSVFELRILALKKASIKTIRHLAIERLFERYSRLFNLFKIDIDDEVISKDDLLSLTGNIKTNKLY, encoded by the coding sequence ATGTTAAAAGCGAATGACATAAAAATAAAACTAATACAGTGGCTTTTAGAGAATGAATCAGATTTTACTTTAGGAAATGAAGTATTATTTTCTTCAAAACTCAGAAGAGCTGACTTGGTTATGATAAAAAATAATAAAACGTACGCATTTGAAATTAAAAGTGATAGAGATAATACAAGAAATCTTGAATCTCAATTAGAAGATTATTTATCAACATTTGATTACACAATACTAGTTGTAACTAAAAAAACCGAAAAGCATATTAAACAATATCTATCAACTAATGTTGGGCTTTATATTATTGATGATAATGGCTTTCAAGTAATCAGAAAACCTATAAAAACAACTAAATACAATAAAATGAATTTATTAGAATTTCTTGATAAAAATAGTTTAATAAAATTAATAGCTCAAAAGGGGCTAAGCAAGTTTTCAGTATTTGAACTTAGAATATTAGCATTAAAGAAAGCATCAATTAAAACAATTAGACATTTAGCTATAGAGCGTTTATTTGAAAGGTATAGCAGACTATTTAATTTATTCAAAATAGATATTGATGATGAAGTAATATCAAAAGATGATTTATTGTCATTAACTGGAAATATTAAGACTAATAAATTGTATTAA
- a CDS encoding DNA adenine methylase gives MVYNWVGGKRLLRKKIEPLIPTDIKSYLEVFGGGAWVLFYHDKWADLEVYNDLDGRLVNLFRIVKYHPNALKEELQYLLGSREIFMQFLNTEGITDIQRAASFLFLISRSFGGKGDTFGCVKKSTGGACKSQGNVLLKIDAICKRLDKVMVENRDFEKFIKQYDHEDAFFYCDPPYSYGAGYYTTSTKGFEHERLRETLGNIQGRFLLSYDDSPKIRELYKGYEMIAVERLNGINNIQGEDRKNKMFKELIIANYPIKEKFNAGTDRNKG, from the coding sequence ATAGTCTATAACTGGGTCGGCGGTAAAAGATTGCTCCGGAAAAAAATCGAGCCGCTTATTCCCACAGATATAAAATCATATTTGGAAGTTTTTGGAGGAGGAGCTTGGGTTCTTTTCTATCATGACAAATGGGCAGATTTGGAAGTTTATAATGACCTTGACGGCAGGCTTGTAAATTTATTCAGAATTGTAAAATATCATCCAAATGCCTTAAAGGAAGAATTGCAGTATCTTCTGGGCAGCAGGGAAATCTTTATGCAGTTTCTAAATACAGAAGGAATAACCGATATTCAAAGAGCCGCAAGTTTTCTCTTCCTTATCTCCCGCTCATTTGGCGGAAAAGGCGATACTTTTGGTTGTGTCAAAAAATCAACCGGCGGCGCATGCAAAAGTCAGGGAAATGTCCTGCTTAAAATTGATGCCATTTGTAAAAGGCTCGATAAAGTTATGGTTGAAAACAGGGATTTTGAGAAATTCATCAAGCAATATGATCATGAAGATGCATTTTTCTATTGCGACCCACCATATTCTTACGGTGCCGGTTATTATACAACATCTACAAAAGGCTTTGAACATGAAAGATTAAGAGAAACACTCGGAAACATTCAGGGCAGATTTTTGCTTTCCTATGACGATTCCCCAAAAATTCGTGAGCTTTATAAAGGCTATGAAATGATTGCGGTGGAAAGGCTGAACGGCATTAACAATATACAAGGCGAAGACCGAAAAAATAAAATGTTTAAAGAACTTATAATAGCCAATTATCCTATAAAGGAGAAATTTAATGCCGGAACCGATAGAAATAAAGGTTGA
- a CDS encoding phage virion morphogenesis protein, producing MPEPIEIKVDDKEIQQLLKKLISKAANLRPLMKNISGIMLDSVEENFEREGRPDKWQGLAKSTIKQRTKKGYWLGRILQVRGELAASITSKSDESSAVVRTNKVYAAIHQFGGNTGRNKKVEIPARPYLKLGEKEKVEILKEIQIFLQD from the coding sequence ATGCCGGAACCGATAGAAATAAAGGTTGATGATAAAGAAATACAGCAGCTTTTAAAAAAGTTAATTTCCAAAGCTGCAAATCTTCGCCCTCTTATGAAAAATATTTCAGGAATTATGCTGGATTCTGTCGAGGAAAACTTTGAAAGAGAAGGTCGTCCAGATAAATGGCAGGGACTTGCTAAGTCTACAATAAAACAGCGAACTAAAAAAGGGTATTGGCTCGGCAGAATTTTACAAGTCAGAGGAGAACTTGCAGCTTCTATAACAAGCAAATCTGATGAAAGTTCTGCTGTAGTCAGGACAAATAAGGTTTATGCTGCTATTCATCAATTTGGAGGTAATACCGGCAGAAATAAAAAAGTTGAAATTCCCGCAAGACCTTATTTAAAACTTGGAGAAAAAGAAAAGGTCGAAATTTTAAAAGAAATTCAAATTTTTCTTCAGGATTAA
- a CDS encoding DUF6551 family protein, whose product MKDYSQFVPDVYFEKIPIKNLVSSQAYQRKLRRLEVKRTVKDFNLHQINPVKISRRDGLNYVFNGQHTIETIAAASGSRETPVWCMIYDDLHYKKEASVFARQQNHVKPLSAYEIFMANIEAGEEQQLIIKNLVESYGLHITTSKAPGGIGAISTLEYIHEKFELDVLDRTLRLSIGTWEGEKNSLAGIILRGIAKLIVAYEEELKETIFKEKVGRCSIKELSRMAKDRKAGSIGYAEAMLILYNKKMRMPLKWEKLYKTTDEEQEELIEYEEGKN is encoded by the coding sequence ATGAAAGATTATAGTCAATTTGTTCCAGATGTATATTTTGAAAAGATTCCAATTAAAAATTTGGTATCAAGTCAGGCATATCAACGTAAATTAAGACGTTTAGAAGTTAAACGTACAGTTAAAGATTTTAATCTTCATCAGATAAATCCGGTGAAGATCAGTAGAAGAGATGGATTAAACTATGTTTTTAACGGACAACATACAATTGAAACAATAGCAGCTGCTTCCGGTTCTCGTGAAACTCCTGTCTGGTGCATGATATATGATGATTTACATTATAAAAAAGAAGCTAGTGTTTTTGCTCGTCAGCAAAACCATGTAAAACCATTAAGTGCCTATGAAATTTTCATGGCAAATATTGAAGCAGGCGAGGAGCAACAGCTTATAATTAAGAACTTGGTCGAATCATATGGGCTACATATTACTACATCAAAAGCTCCCGGTGGAATAGGTGCTATTTCAACTCTTGAATATATCCATGAAAAATTCGAGCTTGATGTGCTTGATCGGACATTGAGACTTAGCATAGGAACTTGGGAAGGGGAAAAGAATTCATTAGCTGGAATTATATTAAGAGGAATCGCCAAATTAATTGTGGCTTATGAAGAGGAATTAAAAGAAACTATTTTTAAAGAAAAAGTTGGCAGGTGTTCCATAAAAGAATTATCAAGAATGGCAAAAGACCGTAAAGCCGGTTCAATAGGATATGCAGAAGCCATGCTGATTCTATACAATAAAAAAATGCGTATGCCCTTAAAATGGGAGAAATTATATAAAACCACGGATGAGGAACAGGAAGAACTTATAGAATATGAAGAAGGCAAAAATTAA
- a CDS encoding integrase: protein MTENEIQEAAAITTDIDAIEDTSFSYDGYEVVRGEYFAHLFEPSITFNNFRISLNTACLKRLPDIDFVQILINSEEKKLAVRPCSGDEKDSFLWCTPKRKPKHITCRVFFSKIIHLMDWNAEYRYKLLGKLIKSGNEYLFTFDLTATEIYQRTEQEGEKPKTSRTPVFPAQWQNQFGLPVEEHRKQLQINIFNGYTVFGIKDKANKAQEQQEIVAQPEEINHE, encoded by the coding sequence ATGACGGAGAATGAGATACAAGAAGCAGCAGCAATAACTACAGATATTGATGCTATTGAAGATACAAGTTTTAGTTATGATGGATACGAAGTTGTTCGGGGCGAGTATTTTGCTCATTTATTTGAACCTTCCATTACTTTTAATAATTTCAGAATTTCACTAAATACCGCTTGTCTAAAGAGATTGCCTGATATTGATTTTGTCCAAATACTTATTAATTCCGAAGAAAAAAAGCTTGCTGTCAGACCTTGCAGTGGCGATGAAAAGGATTCTTTCCTATGGTGTACCCCAAAGCGAAAACCTAAACATATCACTTGCCGTGTATTTTTTTCAAAAATTATTCACTTGATGGATTGGAATGCTGAGTACAGGTATAAACTGCTCGGAAAATTGATTAAAAGCGGTAATGAATATTTGTTTACTTTTGATTTGACTGCAACGGAAATTTATCAAAGGACAGAACAGGAAGGTGAAAAACCAAAAACATCTCGTACTCCTGTTTTCCCTGCCCAATGGCAAAATCAGTTTGGTCTCCCGGTAGAAGAACATCGCAAACAGCTTCAAATAAATATATTCAACGGTTATACGGTCTTTGGAATTAAAGATAAAGCAAATAAGGCTCAAGAACAACAGGAGATTGTTGCCCAGCCGGAGGAAATAAATCATGAGTAA